A genomic region of Drosophila kikkawai strain 14028-0561.14 chromosome X, DkikHiC1v2, whole genome shotgun sequence contains the following coding sequences:
- the fog gene encoding protein folded gastrulation translates to MAPRLAVILGLTVAVAFVAGLPITSRPIEGNAQRMAWEDWINLDPVQRTLEKEKKVTAKSIFTLPYRNCPPNHKLFKDTCILISQIDNTDVLKQELILAGGVGVKPILDYDYDSDSEGDSSGESQYDLSEIQPQPQPQPQQQQQQQQKQQHQLDQHQPFPLHIGGLGGGGTEDQALPSENAPLKFNIFEKFPTGTGEPEVEVELDLDQDMLASSANSTTTSATTTTSTSTEATATPPANRIAGGDLLAAPSNALSTTTTLMEEPSSSSSSSNTTLEIGQVEAIVVPAGQQQPPQEGSSSMQLVTSSLLDADVTTTQKNFNITKNPPSNTNPNAEADLAQLLKVDAFLPASPDASIELIPPVFSHRRVAPPLSAVLDVKTKEEEQDFSEEEQLEMEETTTDIVPADDDNDDDDDEEEWSTTVTVPVPVPNETTVTSDAEAVTETLPEPTEEAKIDEHENHRLVLIKSKVEPVQVTTAAAAAAAAAAADDRFHYQTSPGEATSSTAATQPTIRQNPDNDNENLMTNTIGGQEKHQGDQGEEDVVAKELRLINALVKSSKRKQLKQQPATSELPLTTTEETHSSSSSTTAESEAVLDTALASSSSVTNWSKVMPQLSSTSEAAAAAATSSLANESSTAAATTSTESEAAGEAESTPEASASASASHLSINNRRNSKIIRVEKASKEPEAAAATASPAAAAATSPAAAATSPAAAATSPSDNYTPFWWLPNIGWSLERQMDRNGEDRSLLLRFFSSFGGRETQSH, encoded by the coding sequence ATGGCACCCCGGCTGGCGGTGATCTTGGGCCTAACGGTGGCGGTGGCCTTCGTCGCCGGCCTGCCCATCACATCCCGGCCAATTGAGGGCAATGCCCAGCGCATGGCCTGGGAGGATTGGATTAACTTGGACCCGGTCCAGCGGACCCtcgagaaggagaagaaggtTACGGCCAAATCGATATTCACCCTGCCCTATCGCAACTGTCCACCCAACCATAAACTCTTCAAGGACACCTGCATCCTGATCAGTCAAATCGACAACACGGATGTGCTCAAGCAAGAGCTCATCCTGGCCGGCGGAGTGGGTGTCAAACCCATTTTGGACTATGATTATGACAGTGACAGTGAAGGGGACTCTAGCGGTGAGTCTCAGTATGATTTGTCAGAGatacagccacagccacagccacagccacagcagcagcaacagcaacagcagaagcagcaacatcagctgGATCAGCATCAGCCCTTTCCCCTACACATAGGCGGCTTGGGGGGTGGTGGCACCGAAGACCAGGCTCTGCCCAGCGAAAATGCACCCTtaaagtttaatatatttgaaaagttCCCCACGGGCACCGGTGAGCccgaggtggaggtggagctgGACCTGGACCAGGACATGCTGGCCAGCAGTGCGAACTCGACCACAACCtctgccaccaccaccacatcCACTTCCACAgaggcaacagcaacaccaccTGCCAATCGCATAGCTGGCGGGGATTTGCTGGCAGCTCCCAGCAATGCCCTGTCCACAACCACAACACTCATGGAGgagcccagcagcagcagcagcagcagcaacactacCCTGGAAATTGGCCAGGTGGAGGCCATTGTTGTGCCCGCGggtcagcagcagccgccgcaggaAGGTTCATCATCCATGCAACTGGTCACCAGTTCCCTCTTGGATGCAGATGTCACCACTACCCAAAAGAATTTCAATATAACCAAGAATCCCCCAAGCAATACCAATCCCAATGCGGAGGCGGATCTGGCTCAGCTGCTCAAGGTCGACGCCTTTCTGCCGGCCAGCCCGGATGCCAGCATTGAGTTAATCCCTCCAGTCTTTAGTCATCGTCGTGTGGCGCCGCCTTTAAGCGCTGTTTTGGATGTGAAAACCAAGGAGGAGGAACAGGATTTCAGCGAGGAAGAGCAACTAGAGATGGAGGAAACCACCACAGATATTGTGCCagctgatgatgataatgatgatgatgatgatgaagaggAGTGGTCCACCACAGTCacagttccagttccagttccaaaCGAGACAACGGTTACCAGCGATGCGGAGGCGGTCACTGAGACACTGCCTGAGCCAACGGAGGAGGCAAAGATAGATGAACATGAAAATCATCGCCTGGTCTTGATAAAATCGAAAGTGGAACCTGTTCAGgtgacaacagcagcagcagcagcagcagcggcagcggcagctgatGACCGGTTTCATTATCAGACAAGTCCAGGGGAAGCCACCAGCAGCACAGCAGCCACCCAGCCAACGATCAGGCAGAACCCAGACAATgacaatgaaaatttaatgaCAAATACTATAGGTGGCCAGGAGAAACACCAAGGGGATCAAGGGGAGGAGGATGTGGTGGCCAAAGAATTAAGGCTCATCAATGCCTTGGtaaaaagtagcaaaagaaaGCAGCTAAAACAGCAGCCAGCCACCTCGGAGTTACCTTTAACCACCACCGAGGAAACCcactcatcatcatcatcaacaacagcagagtcaGAGGCGGTTTTAGATACAGCTTTAGCCTCATCCAGCAGCGTCACAAATTGGTCAAAGGTGATGCCGCAATTAAGCAGTACAAgcgaggcagcagcagcagcagcaacttctAGCCTGGCTAATGAGAGCAgcactgcagcagcaacaacttcCACTGAAAGCGAAGCAGCAGGAGAAGCTGAATCAACACCAGAAGCAtcagcatccgcatccgcatcacATTTAAGTATTAATAATCGTAGGAATAGTAAAATAATTAGAGTAGAAAAAGCTAGCAAAGagccagaagcagcagcagcaacagcatccccagcagcagcagcagcaacatccccagcagcagctgcaacctccccagcagcagctgcaaccTCCCCAAGCGACAACTACACACCTTTTTGGTGGCTGCCAAATATAGGATGGAGCCTGGAGCGGCAAATGGATCGAAATGGCGAGGATAGATCGCTGTTGCTTAGGTTTTTTAGCTCCTTTGGAGGCAGGGAAACCCAAAGCCACTAG
- the LOC108074213 gene encoding uncharacterized protein, whose amino-acid sequence MNAAVCVVVTVPTAAEEQRLNPRACSLCGGSLLDGKGSSELCKRCLQLSHISGNSLETPQRGGAIAAPPRDRSLPLNKLKEDASLEQLLHAIAEELCLEYDVFWSQDLSGRHLQARFDLQQDERFERLLCTLQDWGVGERPGTHVSAINCLETRDKPEQKEQPEQQQQSQTGDQQQQQQLQDKLSQNQARQSLNQGWQSFMDSVRCRLNVNQVVRQVRRDATLTFDFVVLLISAALLSCVGLVENSFLFLSSSMLISPLMGPIIAAIFGSVIGDRDLCWLGLKNELLGIAVSVAIGFVFGGIVCGFGFFFAISTGLTEEIVSRCDTHSLAINICTALASGAAGAIAVLGGNTGSLVGVAISASLLPPAVNAGLLSALAIGTRFLSPDHELLQSLQKHKTYSDHLPIELMVCAGVSLALTLLNIVCVWLMGVVVLRIKEVAPAVQRNQHFWHHDLRTAREVALLDPALQNAIDQLDESQTGGPGSSVPETGQVGPGLSNYHTVHGFKEFCLTVHRLNNVNAKESLQSPQSPRLPSVRELFAPLQAQVEAEAAEEEEEEGEEVLPIEEQSRNNTSHSTLMHPPSADNLLLCGTCQSLPNLRPLASKLSLPSLGSLAQRKPGEVLIPLPTLEPKEAAAPPTPPLDRPLNLLAFGQSGEEEPQEAQDEFQV is encoded by the coding sequence ATGAACGCTGCCGTTTGCGTGGTGGTCACCGTTCCTACGGCAGCCGAGGAGCAACGCTTGAATCCCCGTGCCTGCTCCTTATGCGGTGGCTCTTTGCTAGATGGCAAGGGCTCCTCGGAGCTATGCAAGCGTTGCCTTCAACTGAGTCACATTTCTGGAAATAGCCTGGAAACGCCACAGAGAGGAGGTGCTATTGCTGCCCCTCCCCGTGATCGATCTCTCCCCTTGAACAAGCTCAAGGAGGATGCTTCGCTGGAGCAGCTTTTACATGCCATTGCCGAGGAGCTGTGTTTGGAGTATGATGTCTTTTGGTCACAGGATCTCAGTGGAAGGCATCTACAAGCCCGCTTTGATTTGCAGCAGGACGAGCGTTTTGAGCGGCTGCTGTGCACATTGCAGGATTGGGGAGTGGGTGAGCGTCCTGGCACCCATGTGAGTGCCATTAATTGTTTGGAAACTCGAGACAAGCCggagcagaaggagcagccggagcagcagcaacaatcgcAGACTGGagaccaacagcagcagcagcagctacaagATAAGCTCAGCCAGAATCAGGCCAGGCAAAGCCTCAATCAGGGCTGGCAGAGCTTCATGGACTCGGTGCGGTGTCGTTTGAATGTCAACCAGGTGGTGCGCCAGGTGAGACGCGATGCCACCTTAACCTTTGACTTTGTGGTGCTTCTCATATCCGCCGCCTTGCTCTCCTGCGTGGGTCTGGTGGAGAATAGCTTTCTGTTCCTGTCCAGCTCCATGCTCATCTCCCCCCTGATGGGTCCCATTATAGCCGCCATCTTTGGCTCGGTGATTGGCGATCGGGACTTGTGCTGGCTGGGATTGAAGAACGAGCTCTTGGGCATTGCTGTTTCCGTGGCCATTGGCTTTGTCTTTGGTGGCATTGTCTGtggctttggctttttctTTGCCATCTCCACGGGGCTAACCGAGGAGATTGTCTCCAGATGTGACACCCATTCCTTGGCCATCAATATCTGCACGGCCTTGGCTTCGGGGGCAGCGGGTGCCATTGCTGTTTTGGGCGGTAATACTGGTTCGCTGGTGGGCGTGGCTATATCCGCTTCCTTGCTGCCGCCTGCCGTGAATGCTGGTCTTCTGTCGGCCTTGGCCATTGGCACACGCTTCTTGTCGCCGGATCATGAGCTCCTCCAAAGCCTGCAGAAGCACAAAACCTACTCGGATCATTTGCCCATCGAGTTGATGGTCTGTGCGGGTGTAAGCCTGGCTTTGACCTTGCTGAACATCGTCTGCGTGTGGCTGATGGGCGTGGTGGTCTTGCGCATCAAGGAGGTGGCTCCGGCCGTGCAGAGGAATCAACACTTTTGGCATCATGATTTACGCACTGCCAGGGAGGTGGCTTTGTTGGATCCTGCTCTACAGAATGCCATCGATCAGCTGGATGAAAGTCAGACGGGTGGGCCTGGTAGCAGTGTCCCGGAGACTGGTCAGGTGGGTCCCGGGCTGAGCAATTACCACACGGTTCATGGCTTCAAGGAGTTTTGCCTGACGGTGCATCGTCTGAACAATGTAAATGCCAAGGAATCGCTGCAATCACCGCAATCACCGCGTCTTCCCAGCGTCAGAGAGCTGTTTGCCCCGCTCCAGGCCCAggtggaggcggaggcggcagaggaggaggaggaggagggggaggAGGTCCTCCCCATTGAGGAGCAGTCCCGGAACAATACTAGCCACAGTACTCTCATGCATCCCCCGTCGGCGGACAATCTGCTGCTGTGCGGCACCTGCCAGAGTCTGCCCAATCTTCGGCCGCTGGCCAGTAAGCTGAGCCTGCCCAGTTTGGGCAGCCTGGCCCAGCGGAAGCCTGGTGAGGTTTTGATACCGCTGCCCACTCTGGAGCCCAAGGAGGCGGCGGCTCCTCCTACTCCACCTTTAGATCGACCACTGAATCTGCTGGCCTTTGGCCAGAGCGGCGAGGAAGAGCCGCAGGAGGCGCAGGATGAGTTCCAGGTTTAG